A region from the Desulfomarina profundi genome encodes:
- a CDS encoding ABC transporter ATP-binding protein has translation MLSLENMSCGYGNLTVIDKLSFHIAKGSIFALIGPNGAGKSSTIMAIAGHVRIKAGSVFFKDQDITHISIQQRVRIGIALAPEGRRLFSDMTVNDNLAMGSFSLPRKRFHSNREKVFKLFPRLKERKEQRAASLSGGEQQMLAIGRALMAEPELLIIDELSLGLMPKIIDLCYGAISFLKDQGVTILLVEQNTSKALEIADHICVLESGRNVWQGSAANARKDPALISAYLGLTEG, from the coding sequence ATGCTCTCCCTTGAAAATATGAGTTGCGGATACGGTAACCTGACTGTTATCGATAAGTTATCGTTTCATATTGCCAAAGGGAGTATTTTTGCCCTGATAGGTCCCAATGGTGCTGGAAAAAGCTCTACCATCATGGCCATTGCCGGTCATGTGCGTATTAAAGCCGGTTCCGTCTTTTTTAAAGATCAGGATATCACTCATATCTCCATCCAGCAACGCGTCCGTATCGGCATTGCTCTTGCCCCGGAAGGCCGGAGGCTTTTTTCAGACATGACTGTCAACGATAACCTGGCCATGGGCAGTTTTTCTCTTCCCAGGAAACGATTTCACTCAAACCGTGAAAAAGTTTTTAAACTCTTCCCCCGATTAAAGGAAAGAAAGGAACAGAGAGCCGCTTCCCTGTCAGGCGGTGAACAGCAGATGCTCGCCATAGGCCGGGCACTCATGGCTGAACCTGAGCTCCTCATTATAGACGAACTCTCGCTGGGGCTCATGCCCAAAATTATCGATCTCTGTTACGGTGCTATTTCCTTCCTGAAAGACCAGGGTGTCACAATCCTTCTGGTGGAACAGAATACCAGCAAGGCTCTTGAAATTGCCGACCACATCTGTGTTCTGGAATCTGGTCGTAACGTCTGGCAGGGTTCTGCAGCAAATGCCAGAAAAGATCCTGCCCTTATTTCCGCCTATCTGGGGCTGACTGAAGGATAA
- a CDS encoding YncE family protein — MKISKIHVLSLAFFCMATTSTSALTATFEGQNEHVEWKAVQSWPTGNRTLDMVHSLDGKYIFILNDKQQVQVFNRQGQLQGSIPVNKGVSAIDIAPQGEMLYLIDNDNNSFTAVSISFVVNIDTADSPFKGPVNAPVTIAVFTDFE, encoded by the coding sequence ATGAAGATATCAAAAATCCACGTACTGAGCCTTGCTTTCTTCTGCATGGCTACCACAAGTACCAGTGCCCTCACGGCGACATTTGAAGGTCAGAATGAACATGTTGAATGGAAAGCTGTTCAAAGTTGGCCCACCGGCAACAGAACCCTTGACATGGTTCACTCCCTCGACGGCAAATACATTTTTATTCTCAATGATAAACAGCAGGTTCAGGTCTTTAACAGACAGGGCCAACTGCAGGGATCCATTCCGGTAAATAAAGGAGTTTCGGCCATTGACATCGCCCCTCAGGGGGAAATGCTTTATCTCATTGACAATGACAATAATTCTTTTACGGCAGTTTCCATCTCGTTTGTCGTCAATATTGATACGGCTGATTCACCATTCAAAGGTCCGGTAAACGCGCCGGTGACAATAGCCGTTTTCACGGATTTTGAGTGA
- a CDS encoding PhoH family protein, translating to MDSQFIRREIHFPDNGTAGTLYGDLNRNLHILEKSSGVTINARGTGLQVIGFPHEVALVTDLLNQLYSLITRGYPVYSSDLAFGLKILETDPKARLDKIFLDKIYITTKNRIISPKTKNQKIYIEAIRNNDIVFGIGPAGTGKTYLAVAMAVSALVNEQVRSIILTRPAVEAGEKLGFLPGDVAQKVNPYLRPLHDALNDMLGPERSMDLIEKDVIEIAPLAFMRGRTLSNSFIILDEAQNTTREQMKMFLTRIGFDSRAVITGDITQIDLPGKNNSGLLQAQKILHNIKGISFCKFSREDVVRHPLVQKIISAYERREKKSYADRPDHSL from the coding sequence ATGGATTCACAATTTATCCGACGGGAAATTCACTTTCCTGACAATGGAACAGCAGGAACCCTCTATGGGGACCTCAACAGAAATCTCCATATCCTGGAAAAAAGTTCCGGTGTTACTATCAATGCCAGGGGAACCGGGTTGCAGGTAATCGGGTTTCCCCACGAAGTTGCACTGGTAACCGACCTGCTTAATCAACTCTATTCTCTTATTACCAGAGGATACCCGGTTTATTCTTCCGATCTAGCTTTCGGTTTGAAAATACTCGAAACGGACCCGAAAGCTAGACTGGATAAAATATTTCTGGACAAAATTTACATTACGACTAAAAACCGCATTATCTCTCCAAAAACAAAAAATCAAAAAATTTACATTGAAGCCATTCGAAATAATGACATCGTTTTCGGAATAGGCCCTGCTGGCACGGGGAAAACATATCTGGCTGTTGCAATGGCTGTTTCAGCACTGGTGAACGAACAGGTTCGATCCATAATACTCACCCGTCCGGCCGTAGAGGCAGGGGAAAAACTTGGATTTCTTCCTGGCGATGTAGCCCAGAAAGTCAACCCTTACCTGAGACCTCTCCACGATGCCCTCAATGACATGCTTGGTCCTGAAAGAAGTATGGATCTCATAGAAAAAGATGTAATAGAAATTGCCCCCCTGGCCTTTATGAGAGGGCGAACACTCAGCAACTCCTTTATTATTCTGGATGAGGCCCAAAACACAACCAGGGAACAGATGAAGATGTTTCTCACCAGAATAGGATTTGATTCCAGGGCCGTTATAACAGGTGATATTACCCAGATTGACCTACCGGGAAAAAATAATTCCGGACTCCTTCAGGCTCAAAAAATACTTCACAATATTAAAGGAATATCTTTTTGCAAATTCTCCAGAGAAGACGTGGTACGGCACCCTCTTGTGCAAAAGATAATCTCAGCATATGAAAGGCGGGAGAAAAAATCTTATGCCGACAGACCTGACCATTCGTTGTAA
- a CDS encoding pyridoxine 5'-phosphate synthase yields MPTDLTIRCKKKFPVSPARIKKLSNWLLNECGVANHTVSILLVDDRGIRELNRTYRQQDKPTNVLSFPLAHGAAETLATIPVSELGDIVISLETAVNESREYNQPIYDRFAWLLTHGLLHLLGFDHEKSRSEAEKMFSEEKKILSKLRNYRRSAMTQLAINVDHVATIRQARGIKEPDPVAAAAICELAGASGIVVHLREDRRHIQDRDVRLLRETVKTKLNLEMGANKDIIKFALNLRPDLITLVPENRQELTTEGGLDLLSQKKKIAKVIEKMDKKNIPVSIFIDPDPQQIAIAREIGATFVELHTGAYCDAQNSADREKEFGLLATAAEEAFHAGLRVCAGHGLDYQNAGHVAGLDAIEELSIGHSVISRAVFSGLDLAVRDMLAIVESSSLSL; encoded by the coding sequence ATGCCGACAGACCTGACCATTCGTTGTAAAAAGAAATTTCCTGTCTCTCCTGCCAGAATAAAAAAGCTTTCCAACTGGCTATTGAATGAATGCGGCGTTGCCAACCATACCGTGAGCATTCTTCTCGTTGATGACCGGGGAATCAGGGAACTCAACAGAACCTACCGACAACAGGATAAACCAACAAATGTTCTCTCATTTCCTTTGGCCCATGGTGCTGCTGAAACACTTGCCACCATACCGGTCTCAGAACTTGGGGATATTGTGATTTCACTTGAAACAGCTGTTAATGAATCCAGGGAATATAATCAGCCAATATATGATCGCTTTGCCTGGCTGCTGACTCATGGCCTCCTCCACCTGCTTGGATTTGATCACGAGAAGTCCAGGAGTGAGGCGGAAAAAATGTTTTCTGAAGAAAAAAAAATACTTTCCAAACTACGTAATTACAGGAGATCTGCAATGACACAACTTGCAATCAATGTCGACCATGTTGCAACCATCAGACAGGCACGAGGGATTAAAGAACCCGACCCGGTTGCAGCAGCAGCCATCTGTGAGCTTGCTGGAGCTTCAGGGATTGTCGTTCACCTGCGGGAAGACCGCCGACATATCCAGGACAGGGATGTGCGATTATTACGCGAAACAGTAAAAACCAAACTTAATCTTGAAATGGGGGCAAACAAGGATATTATCAAATTCGCCCTTAACCTCAGACCTGATTTAATCACTCTCGTTCCTGAAAATCGCCAGGAACTTACAACGGAAGGAGGTCTTGATCTTTTATCTCAAAAAAAGAAAATCGCAAAAGTTATTGAGAAAATGGACAAAAAAAACATACCTGTTTCCATCTTTATCGATCCCGACCCTCAACAGATTGCCATAGCCAGAGAAATAGGAGCTACATTCGTAGAACTCCATACGGGCGCTTATTGCGACGCACAAAACAGTGCCGACAGGGAAAAAGAATTCGGTCTCCTTGCAACGGCTGCTGAAGAGGCTTTTCATGCGGGTCTGCGGGTATGTGCAGGACATGGGCTGGATTACCAGAATGCAGGACACGTAGCCGGACTGGATGCTATAGAAGAACTTTCAATAGGCCACTCGGTTATATCCAGGGCTGTTTTTTCAGGACTTGATCTTGCAGTGAGAGATATGCTGGCTATTGTTGAAAGCAGTTCCTTATCGTTGTAA
- a CDS encoding adenine phosphoribosyltransferase has protein sequence MDLKKSVRSIPGWPMEGVIFRDLTTLMLDPAAFQKSCDILYERYKASSVDKIVGIDARGFVFGAVLAYKLGIGFVPVRKKGKLPAETLEESYSLEYGSGTLEIHRDALDSGEQVVIVDDLIATGGTAGATVQLVNKLGADIIECAFLIELPDLGGRAQLRNCSVFAIMEFEGE, from the coding sequence ATGGATCTGAAAAAGAGTGTTCGGAGTATTCCCGGTTGGCCGATGGAAGGTGTTATTTTCAGAGATTTGACAACATTGATGCTGGATCCTGCAGCATTTCAAAAGTCCTGTGACATCCTTTACGAAAGATATAAAGCAAGTTCTGTAGATAAAATAGTTGGTATCGATGCAAGAGGGTTTGTTTTTGGTGCTGTTCTGGCATATAAGCTGGGGATCGGTTTTGTACCTGTAAGAAAGAAAGGCAAACTGCCCGCTGAAACTCTGGAAGAATCTTATAGTCTTGAGTATGGTTCTGGGACTCTGGAGATTCACAGGGATGCTCTTGATTCAGGTGAACAGGTTGTGATAGTAGATGACTTGATTGCCACCGGTGGAACGGCAGGCGCAACAGTACAACTGGTGAATAAACTGGGTGCCGATATCATCGAATGCGCTTTTCTTATAGAATTGCCTGATCTCGGCGGACGGGCACAGCTCAGGAATTGTTCAGTTTTTGCTATTATGGAGTTTGAGGGCGAATAG
- the asd gene encoding aspartate-semialdehyde dehydrogenase: MLKVGFVGWRGMVGSVLMERMQSENNFQGIEPFFFTTSQVGQQGPDVGSGSQPLVDAKDIKKLAEMDIIMSCQGGKYTSAVYPELRKNWNGFWIDAASTLRMAEDSIIVLDPVNRKVIDQGLRDGIKNYIGGNCTVSLMLMALGGLFQENLIEWVSSMTYQAASGAGAGNMRELISQMGALEKEVAELLADPASAILEIDRKITAKLNDGSLPLENWGVPLAASLIPWIDIPVENGQTREEWKGFVETNKILGNRGARDIPIDGQCVRIGAMRCHSQAFTIKLKKDISVGEVENILTNHNQWVQVIANEREITSRELTPANASGTLTIPIGRIRKMNIGPRYLTAFTVGDQLLWGAAEPVRRILMIIRSYLE; the protein is encoded by the coding sequence ATGCTTAAAGTCGGATTTGTCGGATGGCGCGGTATGGTGGGATCAGTTCTTATGGAAAGAATGCAAAGTGAAAATAATTTCCAGGGAATTGAACCTTTCTTTTTCACTACTTCACAAGTTGGCCAGCAGGGTCCTGATGTTGGTTCTGGCAGTCAACCCCTTGTCGATGCCAAAGATATAAAAAAGCTGGCAGAAATGGATATAATCATGTCCTGCCAGGGTGGTAAATATACATCCGCTGTTTATCCCGAACTGAGAAAAAACTGGAATGGATTCTGGATTGATGCAGCCTCAACCCTCAGAATGGCAGAAGATTCAATAATTGTTCTGGATCCTGTGAATCGCAAAGTCATTGACCAGGGTCTGCGGGATGGTATTAAAAATTATATTGGAGGAAACTGTACTGTTTCACTTATGCTCATGGCATTGGGTGGTCTCTTTCAGGAAAACCTGATTGAATGGGTCAGCTCTATGACTTACCAGGCTGCCAGTGGCGCTGGAGCCGGGAATATGCGGGAACTAATCAGCCAGATGGGCGCTCTTGAAAAAGAAGTGGCAGAACTGCTCGCTGATCCTGCGTCTGCAATTCTTGAAATTGACCGTAAGATTACCGCAAAATTGAACGACGGGTCTCTTCCTCTTGAAAACTGGGGCGTACCCCTGGCAGCTAGTTTAATTCCTTGGATTGATATCCCTGTTGAAAATGGTCAGACCAGAGAAGAATGGAAAGGTTTTGTGGAAACGAACAAAATTCTTGGCAACCGGGGGGCAAGAGACATTCCGATTGATGGGCAATGTGTTCGTATAGGGGCAATGCGCTGTCACTCACAGGCTTTTACAATAAAACTGAAAAAAGATATTTCGGTAGGTGAAGTGGAAAACATTCTAACAAACCACAATCAATGGGTGCAGGTTATTGCCAACGAAAGAGAGATTACATCGAGGGAACTGACACCTGCCAATGCATCCGGCACATTGACAATACCAATCGGAAGAATTCGAAAAATGAATATCGGCCCCAGATACCTTACAGCATTTACGGTTGGAGATCAGCTGCTCTGGGGTGCAGCGGAACCGGTCAGAAGGATATTAATGATCATCCGCAGCTATCTGGAATAA
- a CDS encoding HD-GYP domain-containing protein yields the protein MKMAVTETVHEIILLLSKGLSNRKLYHSDHPRVVGYAREIVSLLHAYFVATEKEKLFIGIVDDFFIYDGKRIFGSDVSGKQLMDLAKSLDCGGFLMEKGLVLEEVKAFFDISSLQRVLHQDFEETQEVFKRHGIRHIKGGHHFRDKDEEIAGKSGKKWEGQKTIEEQQSVVQLYSMLFDVVNRAHSKAALSYQLDIDEARSVCEFMLRFSGRSFAEVLQYVHYPEYDGYTVGHSVRVASLAVYAGMRMRWKKKDILAMGTAGLLHDIGKAAIPDHILLKQGRLTAEEYRIIQKHPRKGVELLMEHSGVSSLQLTATWGHHIRFDRSGYPPQPSWAVRHPTTALLQICDVFEALTAVRPYKKAIMPVEAYAIMVADEGAFHPGLLASFIGMVGFYPPGTYVRLSDNRVGMVVRPGKMLDRPCVKIVATKEGESLDPQEQYEVNLGRNHPNSMNIQELLFDRTPDGKLMKKGS from the coding sequence ATGAAAATGGCAGTAACAGAGACTGTTCATGAGATTATTCTTCTGTTGTCCAAAGGATTGTCAAACAGGAAACTGTATCATTCCGATCACCCCCGGGTAGTTGGTTATGCCAGAGAAATTGTTTCATTGCTGCATGCATATTTCGTCGCAACAGAAAAAGAAAAGCTTTTTATTGGTATAGTTGATGATTTTTTTATCTATGACGGAAAAAGGATTTTTGGTTCCGATGTATCTGGAAAACAGCTTATGGACTTGGCAAAAAGCCTGGATTGTGGCGGTTTTCTTATGGAAAAAGGTCTCGTGCTTGAAGAGGTGAAAGCATTTTTTGATATTTCTTCTCTCCAGAGGGTGTTGCATCAGGATTTTGAAGAAACACAGGAAGTTTTCAAAAGGCATGGTATTCGACATATTAAAGGTGGCCATCATTTTCGTGATAAAGACGAAGAGATTGCAGGGAAAAGTGGAAAGAAATGGGAAGGACAGAAGACAATTGAAGAGCAGCAGTCTGTTGTGCAACTTTACAGTATGCTCTTTGATGTAGTAAACCGCGCCCACAGTAAAGCTGCTCTCAGTTACCAGTTGGATATAGATGAGGCCAGGTCTGTCTGTGAATTCATGCTCAGGTTTTCAGGAAGGTCATTTGCCGAAGTTCTGCAGTATGTACATTATCCTGAATATGATGGATATACAGTCGGGCACTCAGTCAGGGTCGCATCTCTTGCTGTATATGCAGGAATGAGAATGAGATGGAAGAAAAAGGATATCCTGGCGATGGGAACTGCCGGATTATTGCATGATATCGGTAAGGCAGCAATCCCTGACCATATACTTTTGAAACAGGGTCGGTTGACGGCAGAAGAATATAGAATTATTCAAAAACATCCTCGAAAGGGTGTCGAATTACTCATGGAGCACTCAGGAGTATCTTCTCTTCAGCTTACAGCGACCTGGGGGCATCATATTCGATTCGATAGAAGTGGATATCCGCCACAACCATCATGGGCTGTACGTCATCCAACAACGGCACTTTTACAAATTTGTGATGTTTTTGAGGCGCTTACAGCTGTTCGACCCTATAAAAAGGCAATTATGCCGGTTGAGGCTTATGCAATAATGGTGGCAGACGAAGGTGCGTTTCATCCCGGATTGTTAGCTTCTTTTATTGGCATGGTAGGTTTTTATCCCCCCGGCACATATGTGAGGTTGTCGGATAATCGGGTGGGTATGGTTGTTCGACCAGGAAAAATGCTGGATAGACCCTGCGTAAAAATAGTTGCCACAAAAGAAGGTGAATCACTTGATCCGCAGGAACAATATGAAGTTAATCTCGGCCGGAACCATCCAAATAGCATGAATATCCAGGAATTGTTATTTGATCGTACACCTGACGGCAAACTCATGAAAAAAGGCAGTTAA